The nucleotide sequence GTTGGGAGGCACTGGCTCGGCTTATCATGCCATGCGACCGCCGCTAGGCGGCGCGCAAGCTTCGCTGTAACGTATAGCGTGGTAGTTGACCGCGCCGACCTTTGGTGTAACTGCGTGTCGATCTCCTGGCAACCTCGAACCAGCGATCGTCGGTGTGTCCCGACTGACTCGAAACTGCACCGACTAGAATCGAACGACGCGAACGACCAAACCGTGCTGCTGAGCCAACCGAACCATGTGAGCAGTGCCGGAACTGACACCATCCCAGAAGATGACAGCGTGACTGGCATAACCCGCCATAACCTCATTGCGCCGATAGCCAGCAGACCGACCGAACCTAGACCAATCAGCCGGAAAACGAGCCACTGACAAACCACGCTGACTCGCATATCGCTCGCCCAACCTATCAGCACCCCTAGCCGTGCCACTGACTATCTCAACAGCCTGATGGTGCTGCAAGTAGAAATCAAGCCGCTCAGACAACAAGCCAAAATCGCTGAAAGAACGACTGCCAGCTACAATGA is from Merismopedia glauca CCAP 1448/3 and encodes:
- a CDS encoding DUF2493 domain-containing protein, producing the protein MLKVIVAGSRSFSDFGLLSERLDFYLQHHQAVEIVSGTARGADRLGERYASQRGLSVARFPADWSRFGRSAGYRRNEVMAGYASHAVIFWDGVSSGTAHMVRLAQQHGLVVRVVRF